AGGATTCCTGCTGTTTCGATATTTCGCTCATCGCCGGTTGCCATCAGATCGGCATAGATCAGAAGGGGTGGTACGATTCCTTTATCCGCGAGAGGATCTTCGAATTTCCAAAATGGTTTTAATATTTCAATTTTACCCTCATCGGTTTTTCGAAGTTTATTTTTAATAATCAATTTGCCGGGAAGTTCTTTGCCGTAAATGATGACTTTTTCCGGTCTCAATTGCTGAGTGAGTTTTGCCGCGGCGACTTCCCCTCCCCAATGCATGTCGTAGTCCAGTGGATTGGTCGTTTTCCACCATTCAGGATTGTCTGCGTTAAAGCGGTCGATGACGAGTTTGGGACGCAATTGATCCGGATAAGCTTCAACCCATCTTTTCTGCAGCGTATCCAGTTTGGTGAGTCTTCTTTCCCGTTTGTCCATTTCTATTAGAAACCCCATTTCCTTGAGGTCTCGGAATATCCATTCGACAGTGCCCAGTGCCACATCGGTCATCTCGGCGATTTGTCGGTAGGGCAGATTGGCGGTGCCCGGTGCATTCAATAGTGTGAAAAGGACCTTCAAGCCGGCAGGTTTGAATACGCGTCCGGTTGTTGGAGGCCTTTTCATTTTGTCGGGAGGTCTATTCCCTTTAACAAAAACAAAAAGTGGCGGCTTGTCGATGTATGCATTGCCCGCTGTGTCCATGAAGAAGATGCCGGCCTTCTTCATCAGGTCCGCCAAAGGAGGCGTCACATAGGTGGTGATCAGTATCCGGTTTTTTCCAGGAATGGTGGGTTGCGTCCTTTCCAAAAGGACGGTGGCGCGGGTCAGCGTTCTTTTTGCCTGTACGATCAATTCAAACCGCGTACCCTCATGATTTATCCGTATGCAGCCGTTAGGATATTGATTTTCTTTTCTTTCCGTTCTTTTGTAAACGACACCGATCCCTGTGGTTTGAGCAAATAATTCAGTGGCGGCGTTTATCAATTTCTGGAGTTCCGGTTTCATTTTCAAGTCCATTTGTATAAAAAATTGATATGTACATATATTTTGTACATAGAATAAATTTGTACATCTGGCAAGGCATAAAGGTCGTTTCGTTCAAATTTTTAAGATGTTCAAAAATAATGTACATGTATAAATTATGAACACATAGGGCTGCTCAAGGAACGATGCGGGTTTCGATTAAATTCTAATGAAATTTACTGGATAAGCTCACTTGGATAGAACCACTCGATATTATAATTTTTTTGTTTCTATGGCAGATCCACGACCCCATCTTCAGGCGGTGGCTGGAAATCGTGCGAACCAGATTGATAGAATGCGCTGTTATCCTCCTTTTTCAGGGGAAAAGTTCTGTAG
This window of the uncultured Desulfosarcina sp. genome carries:
- a CDS encoding type IV toxin-antitoxin system AbiEi family antitoxin, which gives rise to MKPELQKLINAATELFAQTTGIGVVYKRTERKENQYPNGCIRINHEGTRFELIVQAKRTLTRATVLLERTQPTIPGKNRILITTYVTPPLADLMKKAGIFFMDTAGNAYIDKPPLFVFVKGNRPPDKMKRPPTTGRVFKPAGLKVLFTLLNAPGTANLPYRQIAEMTDVALGTVEWIFRDLKEMGFLIEMDKRERRLTKLDTLQKRWVEAYPDQLRPKLVIDRFNADNPEWWKTTNPLDYDMHWGGEVAAAKLTQQLRPEKVIIYGKELPGKLIIKNKLRKTDEGKIEILKPFWKFEDPLADKGIVPPLLIYADLMATGDERNIETAGILYDTYLA